One window of the Solanum stenotomum isolate F172 chromosome 11, ASM1918654v1, whole genome shotgun sequence genome contains the following:
- the LOC125845161 gene encoding two-component response regulator ARR2-like isoform X1, translating to MEVETHMSFRTAEKISILVVDDDATYLPVVAGLLKKCNYQVVTVKYPVDALSKLKIKGDSFDLVVTDVHKSDMNGFELQQVIAQAFEIPVLLMSADDKEGTILKGLKGVSVDNQRDQGLCTALKVKRGKKPVPGKSAMKLGKQGKDNSVNFVLPTKSQIMWTESLHNTFLEAIRNIGFDKAVPKKIHEHMKVPGLTRENVASHWQKYRIYLRRVTDASSSIQVPDINLASRSNQSTIASGTLGEHRQFHQENFGVQSSVPILLIHTTGYRTGSLQHLKNKKEVDVVLDPVRNFSVFHNVSATQGSQGIGDLSASSMNQGNDQPHQQNNEDEAHVNFDGGFNQDMEKEDYLQ from the exons ATGGAAGTTGAGACACATATGTCTTTCAGAACTGCTGAAAAAATCAGCATTTTGGTGGTGGATGATGATGCCACGTATCTTCCGGTTGTTGCTGGGCTACTCAAGAAATGCAACTACCAAG TTGTGACTGTCAAATATCCAGTAGATGCTTTGTCTAAACTTAAGATCAAAGGCGACTCTTTTGATCTCGTTGTCACTGATGTGCACAAGTCTGATATGAATGGCTTTGAACTTCAACAAGTGATAGCCCAAGCATTTGAAATACCTGTTTTAT TGATGTCAGCTGACGACAAGGAAGGTACAATCTTGAAAGGACTAAAGGGTGTATCAGTCGACAATCAAAGAGATCAAGGGCTGTGCACAGCGTTGAAGGTGAAGAGAGGTAAAAAACCTGTCCCTGGGAAATCTGCAATGAAACTGGGGAAACAGGGCAAAGATAACAGTGTCAATTTTGTTCTACCAACAAAGTCTCAGATTATGTGGACAGAGTCACTTCACAACACATTCCTGGAAGCCATTAGAAACATTGGGTTTGACA AAGCTGTGCCAAAGAAGATTCATGAACACATGAAAGTCCCTGGATTAACTAGAGAAAATGTCGCCAGTCATTGGCAG AAATATCGTATTTACTTGCGCCGAGTTACTGATGCAAGCTCTAGTATCCAAGTTCCTGACATAAACTTAGCCAGTAGGTCTAATCAATCGACCATTGCATCTGGAACGCTTGGTGAACATAGACAATTTCATCAAGAGAATTTTGGAGTGCAGTCTAGTGTCCCCATCTTATTGATTCACACTACAGGTTATCGGACAGGCAGTCTGCAACATCTTAAGAATAAG AAAGAAGTTGATGTTGTGCTCGATCCAGTTCGTAACTTTTCTGTCTTTCACAACGTTAGTGCTACGCAAGGATCACAAGGCATTGGTGATCTTAGTGCTTCTTCCATGAATCAAGGGAATGATCAACCTCATCAG CAAAACAATGAAGATGAGGCACATGTCAACTTTGATGGTGGTTTTAATCAGGATATGGAGAAGGAGGACTATTTGCAATGA
- the LOC125845161 gene encoding two-component response regulator ARR1-like isoform X4, translating to MEVETHMSFRTAEKISILVVDDDATYLPVVAGLLKKCNYQVVTVKYPVDALSKLKIKGDSFDLVVTDVHKSDMNGFELQQVIAQAFEIPVLLMSADDKEGTILKGLKGVSVDNQRDQGLCTALKVKRGKKPVPGKSAMKLGKQGKDNSVNFVLPTKSQIMWTESLHNTFLEAIRNIGFDKAVPKKIHEHMKVPGLTRENVASHWQKYRIYLRRVTDASSSIQVPDINLASRSNQSTIASGTLGEHRQFHQENFGVQSSVPILLIHTTGYRTGSLQHLKNNATQGSQGIGDLSASSMNQGNDQPHQDMEKEDYLQ from the exons ATGGAAGTTGAGACACATATGTCTTTCAGAACTGCTGAAAAAATCAGCATTTTGGTGGTGGATGATGATGCCACGTATCTTCCGGTTGTTGCTGGGCTACTCAAGAAATGCAACTACCAAG TTGTGACTGTCAAATATCCAGTAGATGCTTTGTCTAAACTTAAGATCAAAGGCGACTCTTTTGATCTCGTTGTCACTGATGTGCACAAGTCTGATATGAATGGCTTTGAACTTCAACAAGTGATAGCCCAAGCATTTGAAATACCTGTTTTAT TGATGTCAGCTGACGACAAGGAAGGTACAATCTTGAAAGGACTAAAGGGTGTATCAGTCGACAATCAAAGAGATCAAGGGCTGTGCACAGCGTTGAAGGTGAAGAGAGGTAAAAAACCTGTCCCTGGGAAATCTGCAATGAAACTGGGGAAACAGGGCAAAGATAACAGTGTCAATTTTGTTCTACCAACAAAGTCTCAGATTATGTGGACAGAGTCACTTCACAACACATTCCTGGAAGCCATTAGAAACATTGGGTTTGACA AAGCTGTGCCAAAGAAGATTCATGAACACATGAAAGTCCCTGGATTAACTAGAGAAAATGTCGCCAGTCATTGGCAG AAATATCGTATTTACTTGCGCCGAGTTACTGATGCAAGCTCTAGTATCCAAGTTCCTGACATAAACTTAGCCAGTAGGTCTAATCAATCGACCATTGCATCTGGAACGCTTGGTGAACATAGACAATTTCATCAAGAGAATTTTGGAGTGCAGTCTAGTGTCCCCATCTTATTGATTCACACTACAGGTTATCGGACAGGCAGTCTGCAACATCTTAAGAATAA TGCTACGCAAGGATCACAAGGCATTGGTGATCTTAGTGCTTCTTCCATGAATCAAGGGAATGATCAACCTCATCAG GATATGGAGAAGGAGGACTATTTGCAATGA
- the LOC125845161 gene encoding two-component response regulator ARR1-like isoform X2, whose translation MEVETHMSFRTAEKISILVVDDDATYLPVVAGLLKKCNYQVVTVKYPVDALSKLKIKGDSFDLVVTDVHKSDMNGFELQQVIAQAFEIPVLLMSADDKEGTILKGLKGVSVDNQRDQGLCTALKVKRGKKPVPGKSAMKLGKQGKDNSVNFVLPTKSQIMWTESLHNTFLEAIRNIGFDKAVPKKIHEHMKVPGLTRENVASHWQKYRIYLRRVTDASSSIQVPDINLASRSNQSTIASGTLGEHRQFHQENFGVQSSVPILLIHTTGGKEVDVVLDPVRNFSVFHNVSATQGSQGIGDLSASSMNQGNDQPHQQNNEDEAHVNFDGGFNQDMEKEDYLQ comes from the exons ATGGAAGTTGAGACACATATGTCTTTCAGAACTGCTGAAAAAATCAGCATTTTGGTGGTGGATGATGATGCCACGTATCTTCCGGTTGTTGCTGGGCTACTCAAGAAATGCAACTACCAAG TTGTGACTGTCAAATATCCAGTAGATGCTTTGTCTAAACTTAAGATCAAAGGCGACTCTTTTGATCTCGTTGTCACTGATGTGCACAAGTCTGATATGAATGGCTTTGAACTTCAACAAGTGATAGCCCAAGCATTTGAAATACCTGTTTTAT TGATGTCAGCTGACGACAAGGAAGGTACAATCTTGAAAGGACTAAAGGGTGTATCAGTCGACAATCAAAGAGATCAAGGGCTGTGCACAGCGTTGAAGGTGAAGAGAGGTAAAAAACCTGTCCCTGGGAAATCTGCAATGAAACTGGGGAAACAGGGCAAAGATAACAGTGTCAATTTTGTTCTACCAACAAAGTCTCAGATTATGTGGACAGAGTCACTTCACAACACATTCCTGGAAGCCATTAGAAACATTGGGTTTGACA AAGCTGTGCCAAAGAAGATTCATGAACACATGAAAGTCCCTGGATTAACTAGAGAAAATGTCGCCAGTCATTGGCAG AAATATCGTATTTACTTGCGCCGAGTTACTGATGCAAGCTCTAGTATCCAAGTTCCTGACATAAACTTAGCCAGTAGGTCTAATCAATCGACCATTGCATCTGGAACGCTTGGTGAACATAGACAATTTCATCAAGAGAATTTTGGAGTGCAGTCTAGTGTCCCCATCTTATTGATTCACACTACAG GGGGGAAAGAAGTTGATGTTGTGCTCGATCCAGTTCGTAACTTTTCTGTCTTTCACAACGTTAGTGCTACGCAAGGATCACAAGGCATTGGTGATCTTAGTGCTTCTTCCATGAATCAAGGGAATGATCAACCTCATCAG CAAAACAATGAAGATGAGGCACATGTCAACTTTGATGGTGGTTTTAATCAGGATATGGAGAAGGAGGACTATTTGCAATGA
- the LOC125845161 gene encoding two-component response regulator ARR1-like isoform X3, which produces MEVETHMSFRTAEKISILVVDDDATYLPVVAGLLKKCNYQVVTVKYPVDALSKLKIKGDSFDLVVTDVHKSDMNGFELQQVIAQAFEIPVLLMSADDKEGTILKGLKGVSVDNQRDQGLCTALKVKRGKKPVPGKSAMKLGKQGKDNSVNFVLPTKSQIMWTESLHNTFLEAIRNIGFDKAVPKKIHEHMKVPGLTRENVASHWQKYRIYLRRVTDASSSIQVPDINLASRSNQSTIASGTLGEHRQFHQENFGVQSSVPILLIHTTGYRTGSLQHLKNNATQGSQGIGDLSASSMNQGNDQPHQQNNEDEAHVNFDGGFNQDMEKEDYLQ; this is translated from the exons ATGGAAGTTGAGACACATATGTCTTTCAGAACTGCTGAAAAAATCAGCATTTTGGTGGTGGATGATGATGCCACGTATCTTCCGGTTGTTGCTGGGCTACTCAAGAAATGCAACTACCAAG TTGTGACTGTCAAATATCCAGTAGATGCTTTGTCTAAACTTAAGATCAAAGGCGACTCTTTTGATCTCGTTGTCACTGATGTGCACAAGTCTGATATGAATGGCTTTGAACTTCAACAAGTGATAGCCCAAGCATTTGAAATACCTGTTTTAT TGATGTCAGCTGACGACAAGGAAGGTACAATCTTGAAAGGACTAAAGGGTGTATCAGTCGACAATCAAAGAGATCAAGGGCTGTGCACAGCGTTGAAGGTGAAGAGAGGTAAAAAACCTGTCCCTGGGAAATCTGCAATGAAACTGGGGAAACAGGGCAAAGATAACAGTGTCAATTTTGTTCTACCAACAAAGTCTCAGATTATGTGGACAGAGTCACTTCACAACACATTCCTGGAAGCCATTAGAAACATTGGGTTTGACA AAGCTGTGCCAAAGAAGATTCATGAACACATGAAAGTCCCTGGATTAACTAGAGAAAATGTCGCCAGTCATTGGCAG AAATATCGTATTTACTTGCGCCGAGTTACTGATGCAAGCTCTAGTATCCAAGTTCCTGACATAAACTTAGCCAGTAGGTCTAATCAATCGACCATTGCATCTGGAACGCTTGGTGAACATAGACAATTTCATCAAGAGAATTTTGGAGTGCAGTCTAGTGTCCCCATCTTATTGATTCACACTACAGGTTATCGGACAGGCAGTCTGCAACATCTTAAGAATAA TGCTACGCAAGGATCACAAGGCATTGGTGATCTTAGTGCTTCTTCCATGAATCAAGGGAATGATCAACCTCATCAG CAAAACAATGAAGATGAGGCACATGTCAACTTTGATGGTGGTTTTAATCAGGATATGGAGAAGGAGGACTATTTGCAATGA
- the LOC125845161 gene encoding two-component response regulator ARR1-like isoform X5: MEVETHMSFRTAEKISILVVDDDATYLPVVAGLLKKCNYQVVTVKYPVDALSKLKIKGDSFDLVVTDVHKSDMNGFELQQVIAQAFEIPVLLMSADDKEGTILKGLKGVSVDNQRDQGLCTALKVKRGKKPVPGKSAMKLGKQGKDNSVNFVLPTKSQIMWTESLHNTFLEAIRNIGFDKAVPKKIHEHMKVPGLTRENVASHWQKYRIYLRRVTDASSSIQVPDINLASRSNQSTIASGTLGEHRQFHQENFGVQSSVPILLIHTTGYRTGSLQHLKNKGERS; the protein is encoded by the exons ATGGAAGTTGAGACACATATGTCTTTCAGAACTGCTGAAAAAATCAGCATTTTGGTGGTGGATGATGATGCCACGTATCTTCCGGTTGTTGCTGGGCTACTCAAGAAATGCAACTACCAAG TTGTGACTGTCAAATATCCAGTAGATGCTTTGTCTAAACTTAAGATCAAAGGCGACTCTTTTGATCTCGTTGTCACTGATGTGCACAAGTCTGATATGAATGGCTTTGAACTTCAACAAGTGATAGCCCAAGCATTTGAAATACCTGTTTTAT TGATGTCAGCTGACGACAAGGAAGGTACAATCTTGAAAGGACTAAAGGGTGTATCAGTCGACAATCAAAGAGATCAAGGGCTGTGCACAGCGTTGAAGGTGAAGAGAGGTAAAAAACCTGTCCCTGGGAAATCTGCAATGAAACTGGGGAAACAGGGCAAAGATAACAGTGTCAATTTTGTTCTACCAACAAAGTCTCAGATTATGTGGACAGAGTCACTTCACAACACATTCCTGGAAGCCATTAGAAACATTGGGTTTGACA AAGCTGTGCCAAAGAAGATTCATGAACACATGAAAGTCCCTGGATTAACTAGAGAAAATGTCGCCAGTCATTGGCAG AAATATCGTATTTACTTGCGCCGAGTTACTGATGCAAGCTCTAGTATCCAAGTTCCTGACATAAACTTAGCCAGTAGGTCTAATCAATCGACCATTGCATCTGGAACGCTTGGTGAACATAGACAATTTCATCAAGAGAATTTTGGAGTGCAGTCTAGTGTCCCCATCTTATTGATTCACACTACAGGTTATCGGACAGGCAGTCTGCAACATCTTAAGAATAA GGGGGAAAGAAGTTGA